From a region of the Streptacidiphilus albus JL83 genome:
- a CDS encoding VIT1/CCC1 transporter family protein, translated as MGGRLNWLRAAVLGANDGVVSTAGLVVGVAGATSSADALLTAGLAGLLAGSLSMAAGEYVSVSTQRDSEQAALDQERQELRTTPEAELAELAGLYRAKGLDAELAQAVAVQLTRHDALAAHAETELGIDPDGLANPWHAAFASFLAFTVGALLPLLAMVLPPASVRLPITVVSVLAALTGCGWISALLGRAPVRPAVLRNVAGGALAMAITYGVGELLGASGA; from the coding sequence CGGCCTGGTGGTCGGCGTGGCCGGGGCGACCAGTTCCGCGGACGCCCTGCTCACCGCCGGCCTGGCCGGACTGCTGGCCGGCTCGCTGTCGATGGCGGCCGGCGAGTACGTGTCGGTCAGCACCCAGCGGGACTCCGAGCAGGCCGCCCTGGACCAGGAGCGCCAGGAGCTCCGGACCACGCCCGAGGCCGAGCTGGCCGAACTGGCCGGGCTCTACCGGGCCAAGGGCCTGGACGCGGAGCTGGCCCAGGCAGTGGCGGTCCAGCTGACCCGCCACGACGCGCTGGCCGCGCACGCCGAGACCGAGCTGGGCATCGACCCCGACGGGCTGGCCAACCCCTGGCACGCCGCCTTCGCCAGCTTCCTGGCCTTCACCGTGGGGGCGCTGCTGCCGCTGCTGGCGATGGTGCTGCCGCCCGCGTCGGTCCGGCTGCCGATCACCGTGGTGTCGGTGCTGGCGGCGCTCACCGGCTGCGGCTGGATCAGCGCCCTGCTGGGGAGGGCCCCGGTCCGCCCGGCGGTGCTGCGCAACGTGGCCGGCGGCGCCCTCGCCATGGCGATCACCTACGGCGTCGGCGAGCTGCTGGGCGCCTCCGGCGCCTGA
- the bldC gene encoding developmental transcriptional regulator BldC, with the protein MTARTPDAEPLLTPAEVATMFRVDPKTVTRWAKAGKLTSIRTLGGHRRYREAEVRALLAGIPQQRGEV; encoded by the coding sequence ATGACCGCTCGCACCCCTGATGCCGAACCGCTGCTGACGCCGGCTGAGGTTGCCACCATGTTCCGCGTTGACCCTAAGACGGTCACTCGCTGGGCCAAGGCCGGCAAGCTCACGTCGATCCGTACGCTCGGTGGGCATCGTCGTTACCGTGAGGCCGAGGTTCGTGCGCTGCTTGCGGGTATCCCGCAGCAGCGTGGCGAAGTCTGA
- a CDS encoding Glu/Leu/Phe/Val dehydrogenase dimerization domain-containing protein, with translation MHRIFASESAAAPGDSHEQVVLCHDRDSGLKAVIAIHSTALGPALGGTRFHAYASEEEAVQDALNLARGMSYKNALAGLDLGGGKAVIIGDPTKVKTEALLRAYGRFVQSLGGRYVTACDVGTYVADMDVIARECDYVTGRSPEYGGAGDSSVLTAFGVFQAMRACAQRRWGAPTLAGRRVGVAGVGKVGHYLVEHLLEDGATVVVTDVNQAALDRVRTAHPGIEVAADAAALIRADLDVYAPCALGGALDDATVAALTASVVCGAANNQLAHPGVEKDLADRGVLYAPDYLVNAGGVIQVADEIEGFVFERAKAKAAKIFDTTLEIFARAEADGVPPAVAADRLAEKRMADIGRLRSILLPGDRRR, from the coding sequence CTGCACCGGATCTTCGCATCCGAGTCCGCCGCCGCCCCCGGCGACAGCCACGAGCAGGTCGTCCTCTGCCACGACCGCGACAGCGGCCTCAAGGCCGTCATCGCGATCCACTCCACCGCCCTGGGCCCGGCCCTCGGCGGCACCCGCTTCCACGCGTACGCCAGCGAGGAGGAGGCCGTGCAGGACGCGCTGAACCTGGCGCGCGGCATGTCCTACAAGAACGCCCTGGCCGGGCTCGACCTCGGCGGCGGCAAGGCTGTGATCATCGGCGACCCGACGAAGGTCAAGACCGAGGCGCTGCTCCGCGCCTACGGCCGCTTCGTCCAGTCCCTGGGCGGGCGCTACGTCACCGCCTGCGACGTCGGCACCTACGTGGCCGACATGGACGTGATCGCTCGCGAGTGCGACTACGTGACCGGCCGCTCGCCCGAGTACGGCGGCGCCGGGGACTCCTCGGTGCTGACCGCCTTCGGCGTGTTCCAGGCCATGCGGGCCTGCGCCCAGCGGCGCTGGGGCGCCCCCACACTGGCCGGACGCCGGGTCGGCGTGGCCGGTGTCGGCAAGGTCGGCCACTACCTGGTCGAGCACCTGCTGGAGGACGGCGCCACGGTCGTGGTCACCGACGTGAACCAGGCCGCGCTGGACCGGGTCAGGACCGCCCACCCGGGCATCGAGGTGGCGGCGGACGCCGCGGCGCTGATCCGGGCCGACCTGGACGTCTACGCCCCCTGCGCGCTCGGCGGCGCCCTGGACGACGCCACCGTGGCCGCGCTGACCGCCTCCGTGGTCTGCGGGGCGGCCAACAACCAGCTGGCCCACCCCGGCGTCGAGAAGGACCTCGCCGACCGCGGGGTGCTGTACGCCCCGGACTACCTGGTGAACGCCGGCGGGGTGATCCAGGTCGCGGACGAGATCGAGGGCTTCGTCTTCGAGCGGGCCAAGGCCAAGGCCGCCAAGATCTTCGACACCACCCTGGAGATCTTCGCCCGGGCCGAGGCCGACGGCGTGCCCCCGGCCGTCGCCGCCGACCGGCTCGCCGAGAAGCGGATGGCCGACATCGGCCGGCTCCGCTCGATCCTGCTCCCGGGCGACCGTCGGCGCTGA
- a CDS encoding DUF3073 domain-containing protein, whose protein sequence is MGRGRAKAKQTKVARQLKYGDVGFDPSRLANELGASPSNVSVNPEPFEDDDEDDDPYASYAQLYNGEDDDEDDEGAGPYRKQA, encoded by the coding sequence ATGGGGCGCGGCCGGGCCAAGGCCAAGCAGACAAAGGTCGCCCGCCAGCTGAAGTACGGCGACGTGGGTTTCGACCCGTCACGCCTGGCCAACGAGCTGGGTGCATCGCCTTCGAACGTGTCGGTCAATCCGGAACCGTTCGAGGATGACGACGAGGACGATGATCCGTACGCCTCGTACGCACAGCTGTACAACGGCGAGGACGACGACGAGGACGACGAGGGCGCGGGCCCGTACCGCAAACAGGCCTGA
- the purM gene encoding phosphoribosylformylglycinamidine cyclo-ligase — MSDQTTSTGATYAAAGVSIEAGDLAVELMKQWVGKATRPEVVGGIGGFAGLFDASALKRYQRPLLASATDGVGTKVALAAALDKHDTIGHDLVGMVVDDLVVCGAEPLFMTDYICVGKVHPERVAQIVKGIAEGCVLAGCALVGGETAEHPGLLGPDEYDVAGAGTGVVEADALLGAHRVRAGDVVIAMAASGLHSNGYSLVRHVLLNEAGWKLDRQVEEFGRTLGEELLEPTRIYSLDCLALARSTEIHAFSHVTGGGLAANLARVIPEGLHARLDRGTWNPLPVFHTVAEVGRMETLEIEKTLNMGVGMVAVVPPESVDTVLAVLADRDVEAWLLGDVVDRGGEWDNGGAALYGAYEA; from the coding sequence GTGAGCGACCAGACCACCAGCACCGGCGCGACCTACGCCGCCGCCGGCGTCTCCATCGAGGCCGGCGACCTCGCCGTCGAACTGATGAAGCAGTGGGTCGGCAAGGCCACCCGGCCCGAGGTCGTCGGCGGCATCGGCGGCTTCGCCGGGCTGTTCGACGCCAGCGCCCTCAAGCGCTACCAGCGCCCGCTGCTGGCCTCGGCCACCGACGGCGTCGGCACCAAGGTCGCCCTGGCCGCCGCCCTGGACAAGCACGACACCATCGGCCACGACCTGGTCGGCATGGTCGTGGACGACCTGGTCGTCTGCGGCGCCGAGCCGCTGTTCATGACCGACTACATCTGCGTCGGCAAGGTCCACCCGGAGCGGGTCGCGCAGATCGTCAAGGGCATCGCCGAGGGCTGCGTGCTGGCCGGCTGCGCCCTGGTCGGCGGCGAGACCGCCGAGCACCCCGGGCTGCTCGGCCCGGACGAGTACGACGTCGCGGGCGCCGGCACCGGCGTGGTCGAGGCGGACGCCCTGCTCGGCGCGCACCGGGTGCGCGCCGGGGACGTGGTGATCGCCATGGCCGCCTCCGGACTGCACTCCAACGGCTACTCGCTGGTCCGGCACGTGCTGCTGAACGAGGCCGGCTGGAAGCTCGACCGGCAGGTCGAGGAGTTCGGCCGGACCCTCGGCGAGGAGCTGCTGGAGCCGACCCGGATCTACTCGCTGGACTGCCTGGCCCTGGCCCGGTCCACCGAGATCCACGCCTTCTCCCACGTCACCGGTGGCGGCCTGGCCGCCAACCTGGCCCGGGTCATCCCCGAGGGGCTGCACGCGCGGCTCGACCGGGGCACCTGGAACCCGCTGCCGGTCTTCCACACCGTGGCCGAGGTCGGCCGGATGGAGACGCTGGAGATCGAGAAGACCCTGAACATGGGCGTCGGCATGGTCGCGGTCGTCCCGCCGGAGTCCGTGGACACCGTGCTGGCCGTGCTGGCGGACCGGGACGTCGAGGCCTGGCTGCTCGGCGACGTCGTCGACCGCGGCGGCGAGTGGGACAACGGCGGCGCGGCCCTCTACGGGGCGTACGAGGCCTGA
- the purF gene encoding amidophosphoribosyltransferase — translation MPRGDGRLSHDLLPGEKGPQDACGVFGVWAPGEEVAKLTYFGLYALQHRGQESAGIAVSNGSQILVYKDMGLVSQVFDETSLGALLGHIAVGHARYSTTGSSVWENAQPTFRATAQGSLALGHNGNLVNTAELATMVAELPGEQHTSRSGRSAVTNDTDLVTALLAGHPELTIEETAQQVLPKVKGAFSLVFMDEQTLYAARDPQGIRPLVLGRLERGWVVASETAALDIVGATFVREVEPGELIAVDENGLRTSRFAEAKPKGCVFEYVYLARPDTTIAGRNVHLSRVEMGRRLAREAPAEADLVIATPESGTPAAIGYAEESGIPYGSGLVKNAYVGRTFIQPNQTIRQLGIRLKLNPLKDVIRGKRLVVVDDSIVRGNTQRALVRMLREAGAAEVHIRISSPPIKWPCFFGIDFATRAELIANGLTVDEIRSSLGADSLSFISIEGMVEATDQPKDRLCRACFDGEYPMELPDPQLLGKHLLEAEIASAAKAPGVRGGGKLRSDADGVQSMLGGIGGADALRRP, via the coding sequence GTGCCACGCGGTGACGGACGACTCAGCCATGACCTCCTTCCCGGCGAGAAGGGCCCCCAGGACGCCTGCGGCGTCTTCGGTGTCTGGGCCCCCGGTGAAGAGGTCGCCAAACTCACCTACTTCGGGCTGTACGCCCTGCAACACCGCGGACAGGAGTCCGCCGGTATCGCAGTGAGCAACGGCTCCCAGATCCTCGTCTACAAGGACATGGGTCTGGTCTCGCAGGTCTTCGACGAGACCTCCCTGGGCGCGCTGCTCGGCCATATCGCCGTCGGCCACGCCCGCTACTCCACCACCGGCTCCTCCGTGTGGGAGAACGCCCAGCCGACCTTCCGGGCCACCGCCCAGGGCTCGCTGGCGCTCGGCCACAACGGCAACCTGGTGAACACCGCGGAGCTGGCGACGATGGTCGCCGAGCTCCCCGGTGAGCAGCACACCTCCCGCTCCGGCCGGTCGGCCGTCACCAACGACACCGACCTGGTCACCGCGCTGCTGGCGGGCCACCCCGAGCTGACCATCGAGGAGACCGCGCAGCAGGTGCTCCCGAAGGTCAAGGGCGCCTTCTCGCTGGTCTTCATGGACGAGCAGACCCTCTACGCCGCCCGTGACCCGCAGGGCATCCGCCCGCTGGTGCTGGGCCGGCTGGAGCGCGGCTGGGTGGTCGCCTCGGAGACCGCCGCACTCGACATCGTCGGCGCGACCTTCGTCCGCGAGGTCGAGCCGGGCGAGCTGATCGCCGTGGACGAGAACGGGCTGCGGACCTCCCGGTTCGCCGAGGCCAAGCCCAAGGGCTGCGTCTTCGAGTACGTCTACCTGGCCCGTCCCGACACCACCATCGCCGGGCGCAACGTCCACCTCTCGCGCGTCGAGATGGGGCGCCGGCTGGCCCGGGAGGCCCCGGCCGAGGCCGACCTGGTGATAGCGACCCCGGAGTCGGGGACGCCCGCCGCCATCGGCTACGCCGAGGAGAGCGGCATCCCCTACGGCTCGGGCCTGGTCAAGAACGCCTATGTCGGGCGGACCTTCATCCAGCCCAACCAGACCATCCGGCAGCTCGGCATCCGGCTGAAGCTGAACCCGCTCAAGGACGTCATCCGGGGCAAGCGCCTGGTCGTCGTGGACGACTCGATCGTCCGCGGCAACACCCAGCGCGCGCTGGTCCGGATGCTCCGCGAGGCCGGCGCGGCCGAGGTCCACATCCGGATCTCCTCCCCGCCGATCAAGTGGCCCTGCTTCTTCGGCATCGACTTCGCGACCCGGGCCGAGCTGATCGCCAACGGCCTCACGGTCGACGAGATCCGCTCCTCGCTGGGCGCGGACTCGCTCTCCTTCATCTCCATCGAGGGCATGGTCGAGGCCACGGACCAGCCCAAGGACCGGCTCTGCCGGGCCTGCTTCGACGGCGAGTACCCGATGGAGCTGCCCGACCCGCAGCTGCTCGGCAAGCACCTGCTGGAGGCCGAGATCGCCTCGGCGGCCAAGGCCCCGGGCGTGCGCGGCGGCGGCAAGCTCCGCTCGGACGCCGACGGCGTGCAGTCCATGCTCGGCGGAATCGGCGGCGCCGACGCGCTGCGCCGCCCCTAG
- a CDS encoding sterol carrier family protein produces MPPAARTPRPRSYDRLKSRAALAAQAEALRGAVARLCADPEAERLLAGPTRLGDWRVRELVAHLGSVFDSLSDNLGLSTGDAAPLAPTDWVAATRTGAPAIADHARERGAAEFGGSPAEVAAALDHAVDRALKLLAEDLSPALRLPIRFGPMLLDDYLVTRLVETVVHADDLAAALPDRYPAPEAFPHDRHALASATRLLADSLAAQAPGGSVELRIPPFAVVQCVAGPRHTRGTPPNVVETAPLPWIRLATGRTTWAQLTGAEGGVAQLTAGGERSDLSALLPVMG; encoded by the coding sequence ATGCCACCCGCCGCCCGTACCCCCCGTCCCCGCAGCTACGACCGGCTGAAGTCCCGGGCCGCCCTGGCCGCCCAGGCCGAGGCGCTGCGCGGCGCCGTCGCCCGGCTCTGCGCCGACCCCGAGGCCGAGCGACTGCTGGCCGGGCCGACCCGGCTGGGCGACTGGCGGGTCCGGGAGCTGGTCGCCCACCTCGGCAGCGTCTTCGACTCGCTGAGCGACAACCTCGGGTTGTCGACCGGTGACGCCGCCCCGCTGGCGCCCACCGACTGGGTGGCCGCGACCCGGACCGGTGCCCCGGCCATCGCCGACCACGCCCGGGAGCGCGGGGCGGCGGAGTTCGGCGGCAGCCCGGCCGAGGTCGCCGCCGCCCTCGACCACGCCGTCGACCGGGCGCTGAAGCTGCTCGCCGAGGACCTCTCGCCCGCGCTCCGGCTGCCGATCCGCTTCGGCCCGATGCTGCTGGACGACTACCTGGTCACCCGGTTGGTCGAGACCGTCGTCCACGCCGACGACCTCGCCGCCGCCCTGCCGGACCGCTACCCCGCGCCCGAGGCCTTCCCGCACGACCGGCACGCCCTGGCCTCGGCCACCCGGCTGCTCGCCGACTCCCTCGCCGCCCAGGCCCCCGGCGGCTCCGTGGAGCTGCGGATCCCCCCGTTCGCGGTGGTCCAGTGCGTGGCCGGCCCCCGGCACACCCGCGGCACGCCGCCCAATGTGGTCGAGACCGCGCCGCTGCCGTGGATCCGCCTCGCCACCGGCCGGACGACCTGGGCGCAGCTCACCGGAGCCGAGGGCGGAGTGGCGCAACTCACGGCGGGCGGGGAACGCAGCGACCTCTCGGCGCTACTCCCTGTGATGGGCTGA
- a CDS encoding dioxygenase family protein has translation MAAADPKPENMLGELSRSVQASFDGASDDRFRTVLQALVRHLHAFVGEVGLTEAEWALGIDFLTRTGQLSGPARQEFILLSDVLGVSMATVGANHPGRDAGVTESTVLGPFFVEGSPRAELGADIAGVASGEPCYVAGTVRGTDGSPVPGARIELWESDEDGYYDVQYEGGPVANRAHLFTDAEGGYRFWSVRPAPYPIPHDGPVGELLTAAGRGPMRPAHIHFLVTAPGYRTLTTHVFAAGDPHLGSDAVFGVKDSLVVEFRRQPAGHGPEGRRLTAPWWRLDFDIVLADSGPVHHGPFHHGPAGAAG, from the coding sequence ATGGCAGCAGCGGACCCGAAGCCGGAGAACATGCTCGGTGAGCTGTCCCGGTCGGTGCAAGCAAGTTTCGACGGAGCCTCGGACGACCGCTTCCGCACCGTCCTCCAGGCCCTGGTGCGGCATCTGCACGCCTTCGTCGGCGAGGTCGGACTGACCGAGGCCGAGTGGGCGCTCGGTATCGACTTCCTCACCCGCACCGGGCAGCTGAGCGGCCCCGCCCGGCAGGAGTTCATCCTGCTCTCCGACGTGCTCGGGGTGTCCATGGCCACCGTCGGGGCCAACCACCCGGGCCGGGACGCCGGGGTGACCGAGTCGACCGTGCTCGGGCCCTTCTTCGTCGAGGGCTCGCCCCGGGCCGAACTGGGCGCGGACATCGCCGGGGTGGCCTCCGGCGAGCCCTGCTACGTCGCCGGGACGGTGCGCGGCACCGACGGCAGCCCGGTGCCCGGCGCCCGGATCGAGCTGTGGGAGTCCGACGAGGACGGCTACTACGACGTCCAGTACGAGGGCGGGCCGGTCGCCAACCGGGCGCACCTGTTCACCGACGCCGAGGGCGGCTACCGCTTCTGGTCGGTGCGGCCGGCCCCGTACCCGATCCCGCACGACGGACCGGTCGGCGAGCTGCTGACCGCCGCCGGGCGCGGCCCGATGCGCCCGGCGCACATCCACTTCCTGGTCACCGCCCCCGGCTACCGCACGCTGACCACCCATGTGTTCGCGGCCGGCGACCCCCACCTCGGCTCCGACGCGGTCTTCGGGGTGAAGGACTCCCTGGTCGTGGAGTTCCGGCGGCAGCCGGCCGGCCACGGACCCGAGGGGCGGCGGCTCACGGCCCCCTGGTGGCGGCTGGACTTCGACATCGTGCTGGCGGACAGCGGGCCGGTCCACCACGGGCCGTTCCACCACGGGCCGGCCGGAGCGGCCGGATGA
- a CDS encoding SDR family oxidoreductase, which produces MSNPGTETPGTRPLALVTGAGRERGIAFAVALRLAETGWDVAFSHWPQYDAGMPWGRDTDAAARLGERLTALGARSLAVEADLADPAAPAALFDTVQRELGPVTALVLLHAESVDSDLSGTTVESFDRHFAVNARATWLLVREFAARFTGAPESAVGRIIAFTSDHTAGNLPYGSSKGALDRIVLAAGQELAGRGITANVINPGPVDTGWMTSELIAEIVSSTPLGRLGTPRDAAHLVGFLCSPEGGWINRQLLMSNGGLA; this is translated from the coding sequence ATCAGCAACCCCGGCACAGAGACCCCCGGCACCCGCCCGCTCGCCCTGGTCACGGGGGCCGGACGGGAGCGGGGCATCGCCTTCGCCGTGGCACTGCGGCTGGCCGAGACCGGCTGGGACGTGGCCTTCAGCCACTGGCCGCAGTACGACGCCGGGATGCCCTGGGGCCGGGACACCGACGCCGCGGCCCGACTGGGCGAGCGGCTGACCGCGCTCGGGGCGCGGTCGCTCGCGGTCGAGGCCGACCTGGCCGACCCGGCGGCGCCGGCCGCGCTCTTCGACACGGTCCAGCGGGAGCTGGGCCCGGTGACCGCCCTGGTGCTGCTGCACGCCGAGTCGGTCGACTCGGACCTGTCCGGCACCACGGTCGAGAGCTTCGACCGGCACTTCGCCGTCAACGCCCGTGCCACCTGGCTGCTGGTCCGCGAGTTCGCCGCGCGCTTCACCGGCGCACCGGAGTCGGCGGTCGGCCGGATCATTGCCTTCACCAGCGACCACACGGCCGGCAACCTGCCCTACGGGTCGAGCAAGGGCGCGCTGGACCGGATCGTGCTGGCGGCCGGCCAGGAGCTGGCGGGGCGCGGGATCACCGCCAATGTCATCAATCCGGGCCCGGTGGACACCGGCTGGATGACCTCGGAACTCATCGCGGAGATCGTCTCCTCGACCCCGCTGGGCCGGCTCGGCACCCCGCGCGACGCCGCGCACCTGGTCGGCTTCCTCTGCTCGCCGGAGGGCGGCTGGATCAACCGGCAACTGCTGATGAGCAACGGCGGGCTGGCCTGA
- the purL gene encoding phosphoribosylformylglycinamidine synthase subunit PurL, translated as MTLDTVQHATGTPDADQPWAELGLKPDEYARIREILDRRPTGAELAMYSVMWSEHCSYKSSKVHLKQFGEKAPANDAMLVGIGENAGVVDVGQGYAVTFKIESHNHPSYIEPYQGAATGIGGIVRDILAMGARPVAVMDPLRFGAPNHPDTRRVLPGIVAGIGGYGNCLGLPNIGGEVVFDPCYQGNPLVNALCVGVMKHEDIHLAQASGAGNKVILYGARTGGDGIGGVSVLASETFDATGPAKRPAVQVGDPFQEKLLIECTLEVFREKLVLGIQDLGGAGLSCATSELASAGSGGMRVELDTVPLRDATLSPEEILMSESQERMCAIVEPEKVDRFLEICEKWDVIATVIGEVTEGERLEIFWHGEQIVDVPPRSVAHDGPTYNRPFARPSWQDALQADAPTAERLKRPVSGEELRAAALQLVGSPNQADKSWITSQYDRYVLGNTVLSTPEDSGMVRIDEESNLGVAIATDGNGRFAKLDPYTGAQLALAEAYRNVAATGAKPLAVSDCLNFGSPEDPDVMWQFAEATRGLADACQILGTPVTGGNVSLYNQTGEVAIHPTPVVAVLGVIDDVNRRTPIGFAEEGQLVYLLGDTADELGGSAWSQVAHDHLGGLPPRLDLERERLLAEILISGSRDGMVDAAHDLSDGGLIQALTESCLRGGKGARLVVPDGLDPFVFLFSESAGRAVVSVPRSEELRFTEMCGVRGLPATRIGVVDGDVVEVQGQFTLTLAELREAHTGVIEALLG; from the coding sequence ATGACTCTCGACACCGTCCAGCACGCGACCGGCACCCCGGACGCCGACCAGCCGTGGGCCGAGCTCGGCCTCAAGCCGGACGAGTACGCGCGGATCCGGGAGATCCTGGACCGCCGTCCGACCGGCGCCGAGCTGGCCATGTACTCGGTCATGTGGTCCGAGCACTGCTCCTACAAGTCGAGCAAGGTCCACCTCAAGCAGTTCGGCGAGAAGGCCCCGGCCAACGACGCCATGCTCGTCGGCATCGGCGAGAACGCCGGCGTCGTGGACGTCGGCCAGGGCTACGCGGTCACCTTCAAGATCGAGTCGCACAACCACCCGTCCTACATCGAGCCCTACCAGGGCGCGGCCACCGGCATCGGCGGCATCGTCCGGGACATCCTGGCGATGGGCGCCCGCCCGGTCGCGGTGATGGACCCGCTGCGCTTCGGTGCGCCGAACCACCCGGACACCCGCCGGGTGCTGCCCGGGATCGTGGCCGGCATCGGCGGCTACGGCAACTGCCTGGGCCTGCCGAACATCGGCGGCGAGGTCGTCTTCGACCCCTGCTACCAGGGCAACCCGCTGGTCAACGCGCTCTGCGTGGGCGTGATGAAGCACGAGGACATCCACCTCGCGCAGGCCTCGGGCGCCGGCAACAAGGTCATCCTCTACGGGGCGCGGACCGGCGGCGACGGCATCGGCGGCGTCTCGGTGCTGGCCTCGGAGACCTTCGACGCGACCGGCCCGGCCAAGCGCCCGGCGGTCCAGGTCGGCGACCCGTTCCAGGAGAAGCTCCTGATCGAGTGCACCCTGGAGGTCTTCCGGGAGAAGCTCGTCCTCGGCATCCAGGACCTCGGCGGCGCCGGGCTCTCCTGCGCCACCAGCGAGCTGGCCTCGGCCGGCTCCGGCGGGATGCGGGTCGAGCTCGACACCGTGCCGCTGCGCGACGCCACGCTCTCGCCCGAGGAGATCCTCATGAGCGAGTCGCAGGAGCGGATGTGCGCCATCGTCGAGCCGGAGAAGGTCGACCGCTTCCTGGAGATCTGCGAGAAGTGGGACGTCATCGCGACCGTCATCGGTGAGGTCACCGAGGGCGAGCGGCTGGAGATCTTCTGGCACGGCGAGCAGATCGTGGACGTGCCGCCGCGCAGCGTCGCCCACGACGGCCCGACCTACAACCGGCCCTTCGCCCGCCCGTCCTGGCAGGACGCGCTGCAGGCCGACGCGCCCACCGCCGAGCGGCTGAAGCGCCCGGTCAGCGGCGAGGAGCTGCGCGCTGCCGCGCTGCAGCTGGTCGGCTCGCCGAACCAGGCCGACAAGTCCTGGATCACCAGTCAGTACGACCGCTACGTCCTCGGCAACACGGTGCTGTCCACGCCGGAGGACTCCGGCATGGTCCGGATCGACGAGGAGTCCAACCTCGGCGTCGCCATCGCCACCGACGGCAACGGCCGCTTCGCCAAGCTCGACCCGTACACCGGCGCGCAGCTGGCCCTGGCCGAGGCGTACCGCAATGTCGCCGCCACCGGCGCCAAGCCGCTCGCGGTCTCGGACTGCCTCAACTTCGGCTCCCCCGAGGACCCGGACGTGATGTGGCAGTTCGCCGAGGCCACCCGCGGCCTGGCCGACGCCTGCCAGATCCTGGGCACCCCGGTCACCGGCGGCAACGTCTCGCTCTACAACCAGACCGGTGAGGTGGCGATCCACCCGACGCCGGTGGTGGCCGTGCTCGGCGTCATCGACGACGTCAACCGCCGCACCCCGATCGGCTTCGCCGAGGAGGGCCAGCTGGTCTACCTGCTCGGCGACACCGCCGACGAGCTGGGCGGCTCGGCCTGGTCCCAGGTCGCGCACGACCACCTGGGCGGCCTGCCGCCCAGGCTGGACCTGGAGCGCGAGCGGCTGCTCGCCGAGATCCTGATCTCGGGCTCCCGCGACGGCATGGTCGACGCGGCGCACGACCTCTCCGACGGCGGCCTGATCCAGGCGCTGACCGAGAGCTGCCTGCGCGGCGGCAAGGGCGCGCGCCTGGTGGTCCCGGACGGGCTCGACCCGTTCGTGTTCCTCTTCAGCGAGTCGGCCGGCCGTGCGGTCGTCTCCGTCCCGCGCAGCGAGGAGCTCCGCTTCACCGAGATGTGCGGCGTCCGGGGCCTCCCGGCGACCCGTATCGGCGTGGTCGACGGCGACGTGGTCGAGGTCCAGGGACAGTTCACGCTGACCCTGGCCGAGCTGCGCGAGGCCCACACCGGCGTGATCGAGGCGCTGCTCGGCTGA
- the purQ gene encoding phosphoribosylformylglycinamidine synthase subunit PurQ, whose translation MTARIGVVTFPGSLDDRDAQRAVRLAGAEPVALWHRDQDLHQVDAIVLPGGFSYGDYLRCGAISRFSPVMDTIIEQARAGMPVLGICNGFQVLCESHLLPGALTRNESLHFVCRDQKLRIENAGTAWTNAYEQGQEITVPLKNGEGRFVADEHTLDALEAEGRVVARYLDVNPNGSYRDIAGISNAAGNVVGLMPHPEHAVEPLTGPGTGSGTEGLGFFASILKQLVSA comes from the coding sequence GTGACCGCTCGCATCGGCGTAGTCACCTTCCCCGGCTCCCTCGACGACCGTGACGCCCAGCGAGCCGTCCGGCTGGCAGGCGCCGAGCCGGTCGCCCTCTGGCACCGCGACCAGGACCTGCACCAGGTCGACGCGATCGTGCTGCCCGGCGGCTTCTCGTACGGCGACTACCTGCGCTGCGGTGCGATCTCGCGCTTCTCGCCGGTGATGGACACGATCATCGAGCAGGCGAGGGCCGGGATGCCGGTGCTCGGCATCTGCAACGGCTTCCAGGTGCTCTGCGAGTCGCACCTGCTGCCCGGTGCGCTGACCCGCAACGAGAGCCTGCACTTCGTCTGCCGCGACCAGAAGCTGCGGATCGAGAACGCGGGCACCGCCTGGACCAACGCCTACGAGCAGGGCCAGGAGATCACCGTTCCGCTGAAGAACGGCGAGGGCCGCTTCGTCGCCGACGAGCACACCCTCGACGCGCTGGAGGCGGAGGGCCGGGTGGTCGCCCGCTACCTCGACGTCAACCCCAACGGCTCCTACCGCGACATCGCCGGCATCAGCAACGCCGCCGGCAACGTCGTCGGCCTGATGCCGCACCCGGAGCACGCGGTCGAGCCGCTGACCGGACCCGGCACCGGATCCGGCACCGAGGGGCTCGGATTCTTCGCCTCGATCCTGAAGCAGCTGGTGAGCGCCTGA